A single Corynebacterium stationis DNA region contains:
- the fmt gene encoding methionyl-tRNA formyltransferase, whose translation MKLVFAGTPEPAVPTLNALIASGHEVIAVLTRPDARKGRGRKMVPSPVKEVALEHGIEVLTPSTLKAGTEDGDAIRARLTELAPDAIPVVAYGNLVPKDLLDVAQHGWVNLHFSLLPAWRGAAPVQAAINAGDDITGATTFQIEEGLDTGPVLGTTTETIQTVDTAGALLERLSHSGAQLMVATMDGLESGTLVAQPQQGEPTYAPKISTEDARVSWTQPDFAVGRHIRAHSPFPGAWTMHGEDRIKIGKVSPLHAAAQELGELPHLEPGQLHITKKAVYIGTASTPVRIDELQPVGKKMMNAADWGRGQGAKNNSEDNDIDGEVFFA comes from the coding sequence ATGAAGCTAGTATTTGCTGGCACCCCGGAACCTGCTGTTCCTACTTTAAACGCACTAATTGCCTCGGGACATGAGGTGATAGCCGTCCTTACTCGCCCAGATGCGCGCAAGGGACGCGGGCGCAAAATGGTGCCCAGCCCGGTCAAAGAAGTAGCTCTTGAGCACGGAATTGAAGTCTTAACTCCGTCCACGCTTAAAGCCGGCACGGAAGATGGCGACGCCATCCGTGCGCGCCTGACAGAGCTTGCTCCCGATGCCATCCCTGTTGTGGCGTACGGCAACTTGGTGCCTAAGGACTTACTCGATGTAGCTCAACACGGCTGGGTTAATTTGCACTTTTCACTGCTGCCAGCATGGCGCGGTGCAGCCCCTGTGCAGGCAGCAATCAATGCTGGCGATGACATCACTGGCGCAACTACTTTTCAGATTGAAGAAGGCCTAGACACCGGTCCTGTCCTAGGTACGACGACTGAGACTATTCAAACCGTTGATACTGCCGGCGCACTTTTAGAGCGCCTCTCACATTCCGGTGCACAGCTGATGGTCGCGACGATGGATGGGCTGGAATCAGGCACGCTAGTAGCGCAGCCCCAGCAGGGCGAGCCCACGTATGCCCCTAAAATTTCGACTGAGGATGCACGTGTTTCGTGGACCCAGCCTGACTTTGCCGTTGGCCGCCACATCCGCGCGCACTCACCTTTCCCAGGGGCGTGGACAATGCACGGGGAAGACCGCATCAAAATTGGTAAAGTCAGCCCGCTGCATGCTGCTGCGCAAGAACTCGGCGAATTGCCGCATCTTGAACCCGGCCAGTTACACATCACGAAGAAGGCTGTCTACATTGGCACGGCTTCAACTCCAGTGCGTATCGATGAGCTGCAGCCAGTAGGTAAGAAGATGATGAACGCGGCTGACTGGGGACGCGGTCAGGGAGCTAAGAATAACTCCGAAGATAACGACATTGACGGCGAGGTATTTTTCGCATGA
- the def gene encoding peptide deformylase: MTIREIRLYGDPVLTTRASEITEFDEALEDLAEDMLETMDAAGGVGLAANQIGLLKRIFVYDCSHTESGMRGAIINPVWKELGEETQTGIEGCLSIPEISTPTTRFETVSVSGQDVHGNPISMVVSGLMARCVQHETDHLDGVLFLSRLEADERKQAMSQIRNSDWFNK; the protein is encoded by the coding sequence TTGACCATTAGAGAAATCCGGCTGTACGGCGACCCAGTATTGACCACCCGCGCTAGTGAAATCACCGAGTTTGATGAAGCTCTAGAAGATTTAGCTGAAGACATGCTGGAAACCATGGATGCGGCTGGGGGAGTAGGCCTTGCTGCCAACCAGATTGGCTTGTTAAAGCGCATCTTCGTCTACGACTGCTCCCATACTGAATCCGGCATGCGCGGGGCGATTATCAACCCGGTGTGGAAAGAACTCGGGGAGGAAACCCAAACAGGAATCGAAGGGTGTCTATCCATCCCAGAAATTTCCACTCCCACGACGCGTTTTGAAACCGTGTCCGTCAGCGGCCAAGATGTCCACGGTAATCCGATAAGCATGGTGGTCTCCGGATTGATGGCGCGTTGCGTGCAGCATGAAACTGACCATTTGGATGGCGTGCTATTTCTTTCCCGCTTAGAAGCCGATGAGCGTAAGCAAGCGATGTCGCAAATTCGCAATTCCGACTGGTTTAACAAGTAG
- a CDS encoding RsmB/NOP family class I SAM-dependent RNA methyltransferase yields MSGGFRSRSKSGDDSEARTPQGGKKPQSKPSGERVKYDRHERTGGGRSSGAPAGGSRAGGSRTGGSRAGRAGGTNRNRERQVVDIVRNAGSVGVDLPRAVVYETLLRVHRDDAFANLTLPKALRVNKLDGRDAAFATELTYGTLRAEGVVDAVIAKHSSRGLDSLALEVLDALRLGTYQLLYTRVEQHAAVDTTVRLVQAAGHEKAKGFVNGIMRSITRASPQTLLEQLTPDGEIAAIAFRHAHPEWIAQSFSRVVGLGDLEAALEGDSQRPIVHLVARPGEITAEELALMTGSEEGKYSPYAVYMESGDPGELEPVQQGLAAVQDEGSQLIARAVVEAPIDGEDQGRWLDLCAGPGGKAALMGSLARMDGATVDAVEVSSHRAQLVEKTVGDLPVRVHVADGRRPGLEPGFDRILVDAPCSGLGALRRRPEARWRKSESDITELTQLQFELLESAVGLLRPGGVIVYSTCSPDLRETRSIVDRAVAELDIVEDNAHDLIPDMGDVGEHKSVQMWPHRHGTDAMFFAVLRKKS; encoded by the coding sequence ATGAGTGGTGGATTTCGCTCCCGGTCCAAATCCGGCGATGACTCAGAAGCACGCACACCCCAAGGTGGCAAGAAACCCCAAAGTAAACCCTCCGGTGAACGGGTAAAGTACGACCGCCACGAACGCACAGGCGGTGGCCGTTCGAGCGGCGCCCCAGCAGGCGGTAGCCGCGCTGGCGGTAGCCGAACGGGTGGAAGCCGAGCGGGTCGAGCCGGTGGCACTAACCGTAATCGCGAGCGCCAGGTAGTAGATATTGTCCGCAACGCTGGCTCGGTTGGAGTCGACCTGCCACGCGCAGTGGTCTATGAAACGTTGCTGCGCGTGCACCGCGATGATGCCTTTGCCAACTTAACCCTGCCCAAGGCACTGCGCGTTAATAAACTCGATGGCAGGGATGCAGCCTTTGCTACGGAATTAACCTATGGCACCTTGCGTGCCGAAGGTGTGGTCGACGCGGTCATCGCCAAGCACTCCTCGCGCGGGCTAGACAGCCTTGCCCTGGAAGTGTTGGATGCACTGCGCTTGGGGACCTACCAACTGCTGTACACCCGTGTCGAACAGCACGCGGCAGTCGATACTACCGTGCGTCTTGTGCAAGCAGCAGGGCATGAAAAGGCCAAAGGCTTTGTCAACGGCATTATGCGTTCCATTACGCGCGCGAGCCCGCAGACCTTGCTGGAGCAACTAACTCCTGACGGCGAGATTGCCGCGATTGCTTTTCGCCATGCGCACCCCGAGTGGATTGCGCAGTCCTTCTCCCGCGTTGTGGGGCTAGGTGATTTGGAGGCGGCATTAGAAGGCGACTCGCAGCGTCCTATCGTGCACTTAGTTGCTCGCCCCGGCGAGATTACAGCCGAGGAACTTGCGCTGATGACGGGCTCTGAAGAAGGCAAGTATTCGCCTTATGCCGTCTACATGGAATCCGGGGATCCTGGAGAGCTGGAGCCTGTGCAGCAAGGCCTTGCGGCCGTGCAAGATGAGGGCTCGCAGCTTATCGCACGTGCCGTTGTCGAAGCACCGATTGATGGGGAGGATCAAGGTCGTTGGCTTGATTTATGTGCTGGTCCTGGTGGCAAAGCGGCCTTGATGGGCTCGCTCGCGCGGATGGATGGCGCCACCGTGGATGCGGTGGAAGTCTCTTCCCACCGTGCGCAGCTGGTGGAAAAGACCGTGGGTGATTTGCCGGTACGGGTACACGTTGCCGATGGGCGCAGGCCGGGACTTGAGCCAGGTTTTGATCGCATTTTAGTCGATGCCCCGTGTTCCGGCCTGGGCGCTTTGCGCCGTCGTCCGGAGGCGCGCTGGCGTAAATCCGAGTCCGATATTACTGAGCTCACGCAGCTGCAATTCGAATTGCTGGAATCGGCCGTAGGCCTGCTTCGGCCAGGAGGGGTAATTGTGTACTCCACCTGTTCGCCAGATTTACGCGAGACCCGCAGTATCGTCGACCGCGCGGTAGCGGAGCTAGACATCGTGGAAGACAACGCTCATGACTTGATTCCTGACATGGGAGATGTAGGCGAGCATAAGTCTGTGCAAATGTGGCCGCACCGCCATGGCACGGATGCAATGTTCTTCGCTGTGCTGCGCAAAAAGTCCTAA
- the mihF gene encoding integration host factor, actinobacterial type produces the protein MALPKLTDEQRKQALAKAAEARKARAELKASLKRGDTTLKDVLEKAETDEIIGKTKVSALLEALPKVGKVKAREIMEDLEIAQTRRLRGLGDRQRRALLERFGFSE, from the coding sequence GTGGCCCTTCCAAAACTGACTGATGAGCAACGCAAGCAGGCTCTCGCCAAGGCCGCTGAGGCTCGCAAGGCTCGCGCAGAACTGAAGGCATCCCTCAAGCGTGGTGACACCACTTTGAAGGACGTCCTCGAGAAGGCAGAGACCGATGAGATCATCGGTAAGACCAAGGTTTCAGCACTGCTAGAAGCTCTTCCAAAGGTTGGCAAGGTTAAAGCACGCGAGATCATGGAAGACCTCGAGATTGCTCAGACCCGCCGTCTGCGTGGCTTGGGCGACCGTCAGCGTCGTGCCCTTCTGGAGCGTTTCGGCTTTTCCGAGTAA
- the gmk gene encoding guanylate kinase: MNSANHRGRLVVLAGPSAVGKSTVVSRLRHGVDRLYFSVSMTTRAPRPGEQDGVDYFFVSPEEFQRRIDAGEMLEWADIHGGLQRSGTPAAPVKEALEDSRPVLIEVDLEGARNVKKALPEAELVFLAPPSWEVLVDRLTGRGTEPQEVIERRLDTAREELACQSEFDRVIVNDNLDDAVAAITAILQG, translated from the coding sequence ATGAACAGCGCTAATCACCGCGGACGCCTTGTCGTGCTGGCAGGGCCTTCCGCTGTTGGTAAATCCACGGTGGTCTCGCGCTTGCGTCACGGTGTAGACAGGCTGTACTTCAGCGTGTCTATGACTACACGCGCCCCTCGTCCAGGTGAACAGGACGGGGTGGACTACTTCTTTGTTAGTCCGGAAGAATTCCAGCGCCGCATTGACGCCGGTGAAATGCTCGAGTGGGCAGATATTCACGGGGGTCTACAACGATCTGGAACACCCGCAGCACCCGTGAAGGAAGCCCTAGAGGACTCCCGGCCGGTGTTGATTGAGGTGGATTTGGAAGGCGCGCGCAACGTCAAGAAAGCGCTTCCTGAGGCAGAGTTGGTATTTTTAGCTCCGCCATCGTGGGAAGTGTTAGTTGACCGTCTCACTGGTCGTGGCACCGAACCTCAAGAGGTTATTGAGCGTCGACTTGATACGGCCCGTGAAGAGCTGGCGTGTCAGTCGGAGTTCGACCGCGTGATTGTCAATGACAACCTAGATGACGCAGTTGCGGCCATCACTGCTATCCTGCAAGGATAG
- the metK gene encoding methionine adenosyltransferase — MTATPEASKRLFTSESVTEGHPDKICDAISDTVLDALIAKDPNARVAVETLVTTGQVHVVGEVSTTGYVEIPTLVRNTLREIGFTSSDVGFDGNTCGVSISIGEQSQEIGDGVTTSTEARNGGEFDEHDIAGAGDQGLMFGYATNETEEYMPLPIAVAHRLSRRLTQVRKSEIVPHLRPDGKTQVTFAYDGDTPVALDTVVISTQHDPDITQNWLAAQLREHVVEWVIKDAGLEEFYNEDTTLLVNPSGSFILGGPMGDAGLTGRKIIVDTYGGMARHGGGAFSGKDPSKVDRSAAYAMRWVAKTIVAAGLADRAEVQVAYAIGRAKPVGLYVETFGTAKHGLDDAAIQAGVAQVFDLRPAAIIKDLDLLRPIYRQTAAYGHFGRTDLALPWESLERVDALREAVGLSVE; from the coding sequence GTGACTGCAACTCCTGAGGCTTCAAAGCGCCTATTTACCAGTGAATCTGTAACCGAAGGTCACCCAGATAAGATCTGCGACGCGATCTCAGATACCGTTTTAGACGCACTTATCGCCAAAGACCCGAACGCACGCGTGGCCGTGGAAACTTTGGTGACCACAGGTCAGGTCCACGTGGTGGGTGAGGTCAGCACCACCGGCTACGTAGAAATCCCGACGCTGGTGCGAAACACCCTGCGTGAAATCGGCTTTACCTCTTCCGATGTGGGCTTTGATGGCAACACCTGTGGTGTGAGCATCTCTATCGGTGAGCAGTCGCAGGAAATCGGTGACGGCGTGACCACCTCTACCGAGGCACGCAATGGCGGCGAGTTTGATGAGCACGACATTGCCGGCGCTGGCGACCAGGGCCTGATGTTCGGCTACGCCACCAACGAGACCGAAGAGTACATGCCTTTGCCGATTGCAGTGGCACACCGTTTGTCCCGTCGCCTGACCCAGGTTCGCAAGAGTGAAATCGTCCCGCACCTGCGCCCTGACGGCAAGACGCAGGTCACCTTCGCCTACGACGGCGATACTCCAGTTGCATTAGACACCGTGGTGATTTCCACCCAGCACGATCCAGATATCACTCAGAACTGGTTGGCTGCGCAGCTGCGTGAGCACGTAGTGGAGTGGGTCATCAAGGACGCTGGATTAGAAGAATTTTATAACGAGGACACCACCTTGTTGGTCAACCCATCGGGATCGTTCATCCTGGGCGGTCCCATGGGGGATGCGGGTCTTACTGGCCGCAAGATTATTGTTGATACCTACGGCGGCATGGCTCGTCACGGCGGCGGAGCTTTCTCCGGCAAGGACCCTTCAAAGGTCGACCGCTCAGCAGCGTACGCAATGCGCTGGGTCGCAAAGACCATCGTTGCGGCAGGGCTTGCAGACCGCGCAGAAGTGCAGGTGGCTTACGCCATCGGTCGCGCCAAGCCAGTTGGTTTGTACGTTGAGACTTTCGGCACGGCTAAGCATGGCCTAGACGATGCAGCGATTCAAGCTGGCGTGGCTCAGGTCTTTGACCTGCGCCCAGCAGCAATTATCAAGGACTTGGACTTGCTGCGTCCGATTTATCGTCAAACGGCTGCTTATGGTCACTTTGGTCGCACCGACCTGGCTCTTCCGTGGGAGTCTTTGGAACGTGTCGACGCACTTCGTGAAGCAGTAGGTCTTTCAGTAGAATAA
- the coaBC gene encoding bifunctional phosphopantothenoylcysteine decarboxylase/phosphopantothenate--cysteine ligase CoaBC, which translates to MSETANPTGQTPSVAPNHPRNIVVGVSGGIAAYKAAHLVRNLKEHGDDVRVVPTEAALNFVGAATFEALSGHPVSTTVFDAVDEVQHVNIGQHADAVVVAPATADVIARIAAGRADDLLTATVLVATCPVIVVPAMHTEMWFNPATRDNVATLRRRGITVMEPAHGRLTGKDTGPGRLPEPEQIAELVRTRLAGIDINYDWQGLKVLISAGGTQEDLDPVRFIGNRSSGRQGFALAEIAAQRGADVTIVAGNTVDLQTPSGAEIVNIVSTSELKAEMDSRARDADIVIMSAAVSDYRPASVASSKMKKDTNDDALSTLHMTENPDILKGLVAAREQGEISQETTIVGFAAETGDEKSSPLELAQVKFQRKGCDVLMANDVSEGKVFGNVNNEGWILTKELEPRTVAHGTKQVVAAQILDVVNEIRHEAGA; encoded by the coding sequence ATGAGTGAAACTGCGAACCCAACTGGACAAACCCCTTCCGTAGCCCCGAATCATCCGCGCAATATTGTCGTGGGTGTTTCTGGTGGCATTGCCGCTTATAAGGCAGCACATCTGGTGCGCAACCTGAAAGAACATGGCGATGATGTGCGGGTGGTGCCCACCGAGGCAGCATTGAACTTCGTGGGTGCGGCTACCTTTGAAGCGTTATCCGGGCACCCAGTATCCACCACGGTTTTTGACGCGGTGGATGAAGTACAGCACGTCAATATCGGCCAGCATGCTGATGCAGTGGTGGTTGCGCCTGCCACCGCCGATGTTATCGCACGCATTGCGGCAGGTCGGGCTGATGACCTGCTGACCGCCACCGTTTTAGTTGCCACCTGTCCTGTTATTGTCGTGCCAGCCATGCACACTGAGATGTGGTTTAACCCCGCAACCCGGGACAATGTTGCTACTTTGCGCCGGCGCGGGATCACGGTGATGGAACCAGCACATGGGCGCTTGACCGGAAAGGATACTGGCCCGGGGCGTCTTCCAGAGCCAGAGCAGATTGCGGAACTGGTGCGCACGCGATTAGCTGGAATTGATATCAACTACGACTGGCAAGGTCTGAAGGTTTTGATCTCCGCGGGTGGCACGCAGGAAGACTTGGACCCGGTGCGCTTTATTGGCAATCGCTCCTCAGGCAGGCAAGGATTCGCCCTGGCAGAAATTGCGGCACAGCGCGGCGCGGACGTCACCATTGTTGCCGGCAATACCGTAGATCTGCAGACTCCATCGGGCGCGGAAATCGTCAATATTGTCTCCACTTCGGAACTCAAAGCAGAAATGGACTCACGCGCCCGCGATGCGGATATTGTCATCATGTCGGCAGCCGTGTCGGATTATCGCCCAGCTTCCGTTGCGTCTTCCAAGATGAAAAAGGACACCAATGATGATGCCTTGTCCACGCTGCACATGACTGAAAACCCGGACATCTTGAAAGGCCTCGTAGCAGCACGCGAGCAGGGCGAGATTTCGCAGGAAACCACAATCGTGGGCTTTGCCGCAGAAACCGGGGATGAAAAATCCTCGCCATTGGAATTAGCGCAAGTGAAATTCCAGCGCAAGGGCTGCGATGTGCTCATGGCCAATGATGTCTCTGAAGGCAAAGTCTTTGGCAATGTCAACAATGAGGGCTGGATTTTAACCAAGGAGCTGGAGCCACGCACGGTTGCCCATGGCACTAAGCAAGTAGTGGCCGCGCAGATTCTGGACGTCGTGAATGAAATTCGCCATGAAGCAGGGGCGTAG
- the rpoZ gene encoding DNA-directed RNA polymerase subunit omega translates to MTNVTTPANSEIKPEPVYDTPIGITSPPIDELLEKVSSKYALVIFAAKRARQINSYYQEQDEGVFEFVGPLVTPEQGEKPLSIALREIEAGLLEHEEGLDS, encoded by the coding sequence GTGACCAACGTGACCACCCCTGCTAACTCTGAGATCAAACCAGAACCGGTGTACGATACGCCGATCGGTATTACCTCTCCGCCAATTGATGAACTGCTGGAGAAGGTTTCCTCGAAGTACGCACTCGTGATCTTCGCAGCTAAGCGCGCGCGTCAGATCAACAGCTACTACCAAGAGCAGGACGAAGGCGTGTTCGAATTTGTCGGCCCACTGGTAACCCCAGAACAAGGCGAAAAGCCACTGTCTATCGCATTGCGCGAGATTGAGGCTGGCTTGCTCGAGCACGAAGAAGGACTCGACTCCTAA
- a CDS encoding primosomal protein N' — MPKKIPATTKPVVRVLPLLGVSHLDRLFDYQIAEEDSEAAQPGVRLRIRFNGRLVDALLIQRLSESDFEGRLAFIDRVISPFPVYPPQLASLVDALANRYGGTRSDIIRFAIPPRHAKAEEADLETTFEELGEIAEPDLSSWSAYQFGESFVDFVLEGNTARAAWQVAPGDDWAAAIAALGTKVAKSGRGVLVVVPDQSDVDVVESAFRKYVSAKQATVLNVSQGPQARYRRYLSVLVGQARIVIGTKSAAFAPVKDLGLAVIFNDGDDNLVERSAPYVHSREVLTTRSAQENASLLIVGHSRTAETQLLVSSGWAHDLVAADSTLRTRMPSMVAVGPYGLNFSRNLASGTTSFDGRAYQAVKSALDRGEPVLVQSPRKGYVPTLACAKCFTRARCRHCNGPLSLPHSHEQAATPSCAWCGKLETRFKCSECGSNRLRAVVMGSERTAEELGRIFPNTRIIVSGGNKVVETVPMAPALIVATPGAEPRVEVAGETESYYGAALLLGAGALLNRQDLRAGEDALAKWLAAATMVAPSSKGGTVVISANAGVPIIDAFLGWDVVGFAKTELAARREVRFPPAVHMAAIDGADAALGDFLEAAKLPEHAEILGPVPLPENLSLPGEYDTKRFGPAQRLLIRTPLGPRSELGKALRAANSNRSARKDDLPLRIQVDPINIG; from the coding sequence ATGCCTAAGAAGATACCCGCCACCACTAAACCGGTTGTGCGGGTATTGCCATTATTAGGGGTCTCGCACCTGGATCGGCTGTTTGATTATCAGATTGCAGAAGAAGATTCCGAGGCAGCACAGCCAGGGGTGCGGTTACGCATTAGGTTCAATGGCAGGCTAGTCGATGCCCTCCTGATCCAACGCTTAAGCGAATCCGACTTTGAGGGCCGTTTAGCTTTCATTGACCGGGTGATTTCCCCGTTTCCTGTATATCCGCCACAATTGGCGAGCTTGGTGGATGCGCTTGCTAATCGTTATGGTGGCACCCGTTCAGATATCATCCGCTTTGCTATTCCACCACGGCATGCCAAGGCCGAAGAAGCGGACCTAGAGACGACGTTTGAGGAATTAGGGGAGATTGCAGAACCTGATTTGTCTTCTTGGTCGGCGTATCAATTTGGCGAGTCTTTTGTAGATTTTGTCTTAGAAGGCAACACTGCACGCGCCGCATGGCAGGTAGCGCCTGGTGATGATTGGGCAGCGGCCATTGCAGCACTTGGCACCAAAGTCGCCAAAAGCGGACGCGGGGTACTCGTGGTGGTACCTGATCAGAGCGATGTCGATGTGGTTGAATCCGCTTTTCGCAAATATGTCTCCGCAAAGCAAGCGACGGTCTTGAACGTCTCTCAAGGTCCGCAGGCACGCTACCGGCGCTACCTTTCGGTCCTAGTAGGCCAAGCACGCATTGTGATTGGCACGAAATCTGCAGCGTTTGCGCCGGTAAAAGACCTAGGTTTGGCCGTCATTTTTAATGACGGCGATGACAATCTCGTCGAACGCAGCGCTCCCTATGTCCACAGCCGCGAAGTGCTCACCACGCGCAGCGCGCAGGAAAATGCTTCCTTGTTGATCGTTGGCCATTCGCGCACTGCAGAAACTCAATTGCTGGTCAGCTCCGGTTGGGCACATGACCTTGTCGCTGCGGACTCCACCTTGCGCACACGCATGCCGTCGATGGTCGCTGTGGGCCCCTATGGACTGAACTTTTCACGCAACCTGGCCTCGGGCACCACCTCTTTTGATGGGCGCGCATACCAAGCGGTAAAAAGCGCGCTTGACCGTGGGGAACCGGTGCTGGTGCAGTCCCCACGCAAAGGCTATGTGCCCACCTTGGCGTGTGCTAAGTGCTTTACCCGCGCGCGTTGCCGGCACTGCAACGGCCCATTGTCGCTGCCACATTCGCATGAACAAGCAGCAACGCCATCATGTGCGTGGTGTGGAAAATTAGAAACCCGCTTCAAATGTAGCGAGTGCGGTTCAAATCGCCTGCGTGCGGTCGTCATGGGATCAGAGCGCACCGCGGAAGAACTGGGACGTATCTTTCCCAATACCCGCATCATCGTCTCAGGCGGTAATAAGGTAGTCGAGACAGTGCCCATGGCACCTGCCTTGATCGTAGCGACCCCGGGCGCGGAACCCCGCGTTGAGGTTGCTGGTGAGACCGAGTCCTACTATGGTGCTGCTTTATTGCTGGGGGCAGGTGCCTTGCTCAATCGCCAGGACTTGCGTGCTGGCGAAGACGCCCTGGCCAAGTGGCTAGCTGCGGCAACGATGGTGGCACCGTCGTCTAAAGGCGGGACTGTGGTGATCTCTGCGAATGCAGGGGTGCCGATCATCGACGCATTTCTAGGATGGGATGTCGTCGGTTTTGCGAAGACGGAACTTGCTGCGCGCCGTGAGGTTCGTTTCCCGCCGGCAGTACACATGGCCGCAATTGATGGCGCCGATGCGGCTCTAGGTGACTTCTTGGAAGCAGCGAAATTGCCCGAGCACGCCGAAATCTTAGGCCCGGTGCCTTTGCCGGAGAATCTGTCCTTGCCGGGAGAATACGACACCAAGCGCTTCGGTCCTGCCCAAAGACTTCTAATCCGAACACCTTTGGGGCCACGTTCGGAACTGGGGAAAGCGCTTCGTGCCGCTAATTCGAATCGGAGTGCGCGTAAAGATGATCTACCGCTGCGTATCCAAGTTGACCCGATCAATATTGGCTAG
- the pyrF gene encoding orotidine-5'-phosphate decarboxylase yields MPQSTNTQPVGFGERLVAAGQVRGRLCVGIDPHPYLLQQWGLEDTVDGLRRFSEACVEAFADTAALVKPQVAFYERFGSQGFAVLEETLQYLREAGCLTVADAKRGDIGSTMAGYADAWLGESSPLRADAVTVSPYLGVAALQPVFDLAAKTGRGVFVLAATSNPEAVQLQNFRDDSHTVAQHVVDTCAAFNSECAASSAQDEGANQHPVGDIGVVVGATLDTPPDLSQLNGPVLLPGVGAQGATAADVAKITQTAPQLGFPNVSRAILNAGPQVADLQKAVQETSREYFDGGLV; encoded by the coding sequence ATGCCCCAGTCAACTAATACCCAGCCAGTAGGCTTTGGCGAGCGCCTTGTTGCCGCAGGGCAGGTGCGTGGCCGGTTGTGCGTAGGCATTGACCCGCATCCTTACCTACTTCAGCAGTGGGGCTTAGAGGACACGGTTGATGGTCTGCGTCGCTTTAGCGAGGCCTGTGTGGAAGCCTTCGCGGATACTGCTGCTTTGGTGAAACCACAGGTGGCCTTTTATGAGCGCTTTGGCTCCCAGGGTTTCGCCGTCTTAGAGGAGACGTTGCAGTATCTACGCGAGGCAGGGTGCTTGACTGTCGCTGATGCAAAACGTGGCGATATTGGCTCCACCATGGCTGGCTATGCCGATGCTTGGTTAGGGGAGAGCTCTCCGCTGCGTGCCGATGCCGTCACGGTCTCGCCGTACTTGGGTGTAGCAGCGCTGCAGCCGGTCTTTGACTTGGCGGCCAAGACCGGCCGTGGCGTATTCGTCCTGGCTGCTACCTCGAATCCTGAGGCAGTGCAGCTGCAGAATTTCCGCGATGACTCTCACACCGTGGCGCAGCACGTGGTCGATACTTGTGCAGCTTTTAATAGCGAGTGTGCGGCGTCTTCCGCACAGGATGAGGGTGCCAACCAGCACCCAGTGGGCGATATTGGCGTGGTGGTGGGCGCTACCTTGGACACGCCACCTGATTTGTCCCAGCTCAACGGGCCAGTGCTTTTGCCTGGCGTGGGTGCACAGGGTGCGACGGCTGCCGATGTTGCAAAGATTACGCAGACGGCACCCCAGCTGGGCTTTCCGAATGTCTCGCGTGCCATCTTGAACGCTGGACCGCAGGTTGCCGACCTGCAAAAGGCCGTGCAAGAGACCTCGCGTGAGTATTTCGACGGCGGGTTGGTATAG
- the rpe gene encoding ribulose-phosphate 3-epimerase: MTSSSISAPIIAPSILAADFTRLGEEVKSVANAEWIHVDIMDGHFVPNLSFGPDITKAVDGITDQTLDVHLMIQEPAQWVDTYAKAGADCIIFHVEAVEDEAAALALAAKIRELGVRAGFSIKPNTPIEPWLDKLSHFDLVLVMSVEPGFGGQKFMPEMLDKVRKLRSAIDDQGLDTLIEIDGGISADTIAQSAEAGCDAFVAGSAIFKQADRAAEVENLRALATV; this comes from the coding sequence ATGACTTCTAGCTCTATTAGTGCTCCAATTATCGCGCCTTCGATCTTGGCTGCGGATTTCACACGCTTAGGCGAAGAGGTGAAGTCCGTGGCTAATGCCGAATGGATTCACGTCGACATTATGGACGGCCATTTCGTCCCGAACCTGTCCTTTGGTCCAGATATCACCAAGGCCGTCGATGGGATCACGGATCAAACCCTTGATGTGCATTTGATGATCCAGGAGCCAGCACAGTGGGTAGACACTTACGCTAAGGCGGGTGCAGATTGCATCATCTTCCACGTCGAGGCGGTTGAAGACGAGGCAGCAGCGCTTGCATTGGCAGCTAAGATCCGCGAGCTCGGCGTTCGCGCTGGATTTTCCATTAAGCCCAATACCCCAATTGAGCCGTGGCTAGATAAGCTGTCCCACTTCGACTTAGTTCTGGTGATGAGTGTTGAACCGGGCTTTGGCGGGCAGAAATTTATGCCGGAGATGCTCGATAAGGTGCGCAAGCTCCGCTCAGCTATCGATGACCAAGGCTTAGATACGCTCATCGAAATTGATGGCGGAATATCTGCTGACACCATCGCGCAAAGCGCGGAAGCTGGCTGCGATGCATTCGTGGCGGGTTCGGCAATCTTTAAGCAAGCTGACCGCGCAGCCGAGGTAGAGAACCTGCGCGCTTTGGCCACCGTCTAA